From the Euphorbia lathyris chromosome 6, ddEupLath1.1, whole genome shotgun sequence genome, one window contains:
- the LOC136233536 gene encoding probable F-box protein At4g22030, with the protein MMLSSSSISSTICCRRITKATINTPKVLNTIKPLSFPKISRGGLVKDLNLRNDYTIPTISPTSTPENHMKSHDPMVISKLYAIMEAVADRAEMHKNIGEQRDNWNHLLLNSINLITLTASTMCGFAATNPSFKLSSSILYVAATVFLGVMNTIQPSQLAEEQRNATRLFKQLHSQIETLVSIGNPTINDVKEAMEKVLGIDKAYPLPLLGVMLEKFPKKVQPAVWWPEKIRAKKGKLGQSDGIPNGWNRELEDEMREIVRVLKRKDKEDYMKLGEKALKFNKFLAISGPILTGIGAFGAFFADNPWGVTIGVLCGVLSSILSTIEHGGQVGMVFEMYRSNAGFFKLMEEEIESSLSESMVDRRENGELMEMKVALKLGRSISEVKDLGCGKNGVECHEFASKLF; encoded by the coding sequence ATGATGCTTTCAAGTTCTTCCAtttcttcaacaatttgttgcaGAAGAATCACTAAAGCTACAATAAACACACCCAAAGTTCTGAATACAATTAAACCTCTTTCATTCCCAAAGATCTCCAGAGGTGGCTTAGTGAAAGACTTAAACTTGAGAAATGACTACACAATTCCAACAATTTCTCCAACTTCCACACCTGAAAACCACATGAAATCTCATGATCCAATGGTGATTTCAAAGCTTTATGCAATCATGGAAGCTGTAGCAGATAGAGCAGAAATGCACAAAAACATCGGTGAACAACGCGACAATTGGAACCATCTGTTACTTAATTCAATCAATCTCATCACTCTCACTGCTTCTACAATGTGTGGATTTGCAGCAACAAATCCATCTTTCAAGCTATCTTCATCAATACTTTATGTTGCAGCCACTGTTTTTTTGGGGGTTATGAACACAATCCAACCATCTCAACTAGCTGAAGAACAAAGAAATGCAACAAGGTTGTTTAAACAGCTACATTCCCAAATTGAAACACTGGTGTCAATTGGGAATCCCACCATTAATGATGTAAAAGAAGCAATGGAGAAAGTTTTAGGGATAGATAAAGCTTACCCTCTTCCTTTACTTGGTGTCATGCTTGAGAAATTCCCCAAAAAAGTACAGCCAGCAGTTTGGTGGCCGGAGAAAATTAGGGCAAAGAAAGGGAAATTAGGGCAAAGTGATGGAATCCCAAATGGGTGGAATAGAGAATTGGAAGATGAAATGAGAGAGATAGTTAGGGTTTTAAAGAGGAAAGACAAAGAGGATTACATGAAATTGGGGGAAAAAGCATTGAAATTTAACAAATTTTTGGCAATTTCTGGACCTATATTGACAGGAATTGGAGCATTTGGGGCTTTTTTTGCTGATAATCCATGGGGGGTGACAATTGGGGTTCTGTGTGGCGTTTTATCAAGCATTTTGAGTACAATTGAACATGGGGGACAAGTAGGGATGGTGTTTGAGATGTATAGAAGTAATGCTGGGTTTTTTAAGCTTATGGAAGAGGAAATTGAGTCTAGTTTGAGTGAAAGTATGGTGGATAGAAGAGAAAATGGGGAATTGATGGAAATGAAAGTTGCTTTGAAGCTTGGGAGGAGTATTTCAGAGGTTAAAGATCTTggttgtgggaaaaatggagtGGAGTGTCATGAGTTTGCTAGCAAGCTTTTCTAG